From Streptomyces sp. NBC_00370, a single genomic window includes:
- a CDS encoding TetR/AcrR family transcriptional regulator, whose product MAPAEPRARAYDSSGRRAAALRSRGAVLDACRELLFQDGYRAATIRAVAERAGVSPETVHKTFGGKPGLLKALWDVTLAGDDEPAAMAERPQLQEVFRTRDPGEKLGLYAEFVCGVHERTGRLFALLTRAGPEVADFLDATEAERLTGVRGFVAHLAREELLRPGEDQERAADVCWVLTSPQVFGRLTEDRGWDTAAYRDWLAGALAAALV is encoded by the coding sequence ATGGCACCGGCTGAACCGCGGGCCAGGGCGTACGACTCCAGCGGGCGCAGGGCGGCGGCGCTGCGCAGCCGCGGGGCGGTGCTGGACGCCTGCCGGGAGCTGCTGTTCCAGGACGGCTACCGGGCGGCCACGATCCGGGCGGTGGCCGAGCGGGCGGGGGTCTCGCCGGAGACGGTCCACAAGACGTTCGGCGGCAAGCCGGGGCTGCTGAAGGCGCTGTGGGACGTGACACTGGCCGGCGACGACGAACCGGCCGCCATGGCGGAGCGTCCGCAGCTCCAGGAGGTGTTCCGCACCCGCGACCCGGGCGAAAAGCTGGGCCTCTACGCGGAGTTCGTGTGCGGCGTCCACGAACGCACCGGCCGGCTCTTCGCGTTGCTCACCCGCGCGGGCCCGGAGGTCGCCGACTTCCTCGACGCGACCGAGGCGGAGCGGCTGACCGGCGTCAGGGGGTTCGTCGCGCATCTCGCGCGCGAGGAGCTGCTGCGGCCCGGCGAGGACCAGGAACGCGCGGCCGATGTCTGCTGGGTGCTCACCTCGCCGCAGGTCTTCGGCAGGCTGACCGAGGACCGGGGCTGGGACACCGCGGCCTACCGCGACTGGCTGGCCGGCGCGCTGGCCGCCGCGCTCGTATGA
- a CDS encoding acyl-CoA carboxylase subunit epsilon translates to MSETVEETLWKIVSGSPNPEELAAVTAVLASLARRAEAPAAPVVVPLAGWRHSVTPRLGGSWRAAA, encoded by the coding sequence ATGTCGGAAACCGTCGAAGAGACCCTCTGGAAGATCGTCAGCGGCTCCCCCAACCCGGAGGAACTGGCCGCCGTGACCGCCGTACTCGCCTCGCTCGCACGCCGCGCCGAGGCACCGGCCGCCCCGGTCGTCGTCCCGCTCGCCGGCTGGCGCCACTCCGTGACGCCGCGTCTGGGCGGCTCCTGGCGCGCCGCCGCCTGA
- a CDS encoding YceI family protein, with protein sequence MTSTDLQIPGIVAGTWTIDTVHSHVGFIIKHMMVSKVRGHFGTFSGQITIAENPLESSVSTTIDATSIDTANPMRDDHIRSADFFDAENHPTIDFVSTGVRYEDGDFFIDGDLTIRGTTKPVTLAVETPEFGPNPAGGTKAGFSATTEINRGDFGVSYNGPIPGGGVALSEKVQIVLDVEADLATDAATA encoded by the coding sequence TTGACTTCCACCGATCTGCAGATCCCCGGCATCGTCGCGGGCACGTGGACCATCGACACGGTCCACTCCCACGTCGGGTTCATCATCAAGCACATGATGGTCAGCAAGGTCCGTGGCCACTTCGGCACCTTCAGCGGGCAGATCACCATCGCGGAGAACCCGCTGGAGTCGTCGGTCAGCACGACGATCGACGCGACGTCCATCGACACCGCCAACCCCATGCGGGACGACCACATCCGCTCGGCCGACTTCTTCGACGCCGAGAACCACCCCACCATCGACTTCGTCTCCACCGGAGTGCGGTACGAGGACGGGGACTTCTTCATCGACGGCGACCTGACGATCCGCGGGACGACCAAGCCGGTCACCCTCGCCGTCGAGACGCCCGAGTTCGGCCCCAACCCCGCAGGGGGCACCAAGGCCGGTTTCTCCGCCACCACCGAGATCAACCGCGGTGACTTCGGGGTGAGTTACAACGGTCCCATCCCCGGCGGCGGCGTCGCGCTGAGCGAGAAGGTCCAGATCGTGCTCGACGTCGAGGCCGACCTGGCGACGGACGCGGCCACCGCCTGA
- a CDS encoding winged helix-turn-helix transcriptional regulator has translation MSTPTGRTPTACRARQALDLVADKWSLYVVSCLGEGPRRFSELRRDIDGISQRMLTVTLRGLERDGILTRTVVEVMPPHVSYGLTPIGRTLLRATAPLIDWSVGNLERMDAARAEYDARTAARTA, from the coding sequence GTGAGCACTCCCACCGGCCGCACCCCGACGGCCTGCCGCGCCCGGCAGGCCCTGGACCTCGTCGCCGACAAGTGGTCGCTGTACGTGGTGTCCTGTCTGGGCGAGGGGCCCCGGCGGTTCAGCGAGCTGCGGCGGGACATCGACGGGATCAGCCAGCGGATGCTGACCGTCACCCTGCGTGGCCTGGAGCGCGACGGCATCCTGACCAGGACCGTCGTCGAGGTGATGCCGCCGCATGTGAGCTACGGACTGACCCCGATCGGCCGGACGCTGCTGCGTGCCACGGCGCCGCTGATCGACTGGAGCGTCGGGAATCTGGAGCGGATGGACGCGGCGCGCGCCGAGTACGACGCGCGCACCGCCGCCCGTACCGCTTGA
- a CDS encoding MBL fold metallo-hydrolase: protein MGDPRAETAPVAPGVHRLGDTVVNFYLVEGDEGPVLVDAGLPSHFGRLQEALARTGHRPADIRAVLLTHAHPDHTGLAERIRALSDAEVWVHRADAAILADGPRSALRHAKPERSMLTYLRRRPAAVATPLRLARGGAFTAPAVRRVRTFDGERTLDSVPGRPLAVPLPGHTTGSTGYLFADRGLLFTGDALVTYDGLTGHTGPCLVCRGFTQDSAAALRSLDRLAVQPARLLLPGHGEPFPHGPAAAADQARAVGVV, encoded by the coding sequence ATGGGTGACCCGAGAGCGGAAACAGCACCGGTCGCACCCGGTGTCCACCGGCTCGGTGACACGGTGGTCAACTTCTACCTGGTCGAGGGGGACGAGGGTCCCGTGCTGGTGGACGCGGGGCTGCCCAGCCACTTCGGCCGTCTCCAGGAGGCCCTGGCCCGCACCGGACACCGCCCGGCGGACATCCGGGCGGTGCTGCTCACCCACGCGCACCCCGACCACACCGGACTGGCCGAGCGGATCCGCGCGCTGAGCGACGCCGAGGTGTGGGTCCACCGCGCGGACGCCGCCATCCTGGCCGACGGACCGCGCAGCGCCCTGCGGCACGCCAAGCCGGAGCGGTCGATGCTGACGTACCTGCGGCGCAGGCCGGCCGCTGTCGCCACACCGCTGCGGCTGGCGCGCGGCGGCGCCTTCACCGCTCCGGCCGTCCGCCGGGTGCGTACCTTCGACGGTGAGCGGACCCTCGACTCCGTCCCCGGCCGCCCGCTGGCGGTGCCGCTGCCGGGCCATACGACGGGCAGCACCGGCTATCTGTTCGCCGACCGCGGGCTGCTCTTCACCGGCGACGCGCTGGTGACCTACGACGGTCTGACCGGACACACCGGACCCTGCCTGGTCTGCCGGGGGTTCACCCAGGACAGCGCGGCGGCCCTGCGCTCGCTCGACCGGCTGGCCGTCCAGCCGGCCCGCCTGCTGCTGCCGGGACACGGCGAACCCTTCCCGCACGGACCGGCCGCCGCGGCCGACCAGGCCCGCGCGGTCGGTGTGGTCTGA